The Triticum urartu cultivar G1812 chromosome 6, Tu2.1, whole genome shotgun sequence genome includes the window tccaagccttccgctgttatcgttactagatggtcttaagccatatttattgtaataagttctcttttgagacactcgatgtaataagtgtgtgattgctactctgctataaatcctccgagtactgtgtggtgttagcattactgatccagggatgacaccggagcacagagatcagactgtttgaggtctggtcgctacattacgtcaaccaaggtttcatgtgtttctgatattttttaaattttttgaaattaaaatgacatgtcactccatgcatacatatgcatgtgtccatgccgtgagacaaatatgtttgaaaattcgttctaatttattgcacatggaattaagtcacacacaagtacacaaatatgatttgtcaaaccgttatgattgggcgttgcatgtagatgtagttcaaatttgaattcaatggttagaaaatcacttaaatgtctttaaaatgtCAAATGACCTCTAGAATTTTCcacaatttcacattacagttgtagtagtgcacgttaaacatagaaaaaaaattgaaggccgtaagaggaagctatctcccgttcgtcatcgaacatgcattattccctctaggaaccatgagccttctagtgagttgctccggtttgtgaggagtgtgtgtccaaactttcgtcaaatacgccaattttttaccacatcatcttggtggcatgacattaaatcaagcaaggtttcatgtttttctgatcgttttttaattttttggaattaaaatgccatgctactccatgcatgtgtgcccattccttgagaccaatatgtttgaaaattccttctaatttactacacatggaattaactcgcacacaagtacacaaaaatatgatttttaaacctttatggttaggcgttgcatgtagatgtagttcaaatttgaattatgatcattaaatggttagaaaatcacttaaatgtctttaaaaggtcaaatgacccctggaattttcaaaaatttcacatgacagttgtattagtgcatgttagacgtaaaaaaattgaaggccgtaagaggaagctctctcccgttcgtcatcaaacatacattgttccctctcggaaccacgaaccttctagtgagttgctccggtttgtgagggtgtgtgtccaaattttcatcaaacaggccaattttttaccacatcatcttggtggcatgacattaaatcaaccgaggtttcatgtttttctgatatttttttaattttttggaattaaaatgccatgtcactccatgcatatgtatgcatgtgtccatgtcgtgagaccaatatgtttgaaaattccttctaatttactgcacatggaattaacttgcacacaagtacacagatatgatttttcaaaatgttttggttaggcgttgcatgtagatttagttcaaatttgaattacggtcattaaatggctagaaaatcacttaaattttttaaaaggtcaaatgatccctagaattttcaaaaaattcacattacagttgtagtagtgcacgttagacgtaaaaaaaattgaaagccgtaagaggaagctatcttccgttcgtcatcaaatatgcattgttccctctcagaaccatgagccttttagtgagttgctccggtttgtgaggggtgtgtgtccaaattTTCCTCAAACATGCCAAtatttttaccacatcatcttggtggcatgacattacatcaaccaaggtttaatgtgtttttgatattttttaaattttttggaattaaaatgtcatgtcactccatgcatacatatgcatgtgtccatgtcgtgagataaatatgtttgaaaaaattccttctatttactgcacatggaattaactcgcacacaagtacacaaatatgatttgtCAAACCGTTATGGTCAGGCATTGCAtatagatgtagttcaaatttgaattaaattGCTACAAAATCACTGAAATGTCTTTAAaatgtcaaatgacccctagaattttctaaaatttcacattacagttgtagtagtgcgcATTAAAtatagaaaaaaattgaaggccgtaagagaaagctatctcccgttcgtcatcaaataTGCActattccctctcggaaccacgagacttctagtgagttgctccggtttgtgaggggtatatgtccaaactttcgtcaaacatgcccaATTTTTtcccacatcatcttggtggcatgaaattacatcaaccaaggtctcatgtgtttctgattttttttattttttgaaattaaaatgccatgtcactccatgcttaattgtgccatagccttgagaccaatatgtttgaaaattctttccaatttactgcacaaggaattaaatcgcacataagtacacaaaatatgagttttcaaaccgttatggttagctgttgcatgtacatgtagttcaaatttcaattacggtcattaaatggctagaaaatcacttaaatgacttaaaaggtcaaatgacccctgaaattttccaaaatttaacatgaaagttgtattagtactacaaaatttatcttcgggactgagaaatagaacacctcttttcttcaaagttggtttaggaataggctcaggaagtgtccaattattttcatttgtcaacatattattcaatagaatttcagcttcatctggtgttctttccctgaaaacagaaccagcacaactatctaggtgatctctggaagcatcggttagtccattataaaagatatcaagtatttcatttttcttaagaggatgatcaggcaaagcattaagtaattggagaagcctcccccaagcttgtgggagactctcttcttcaatttgcacaaaattatatatatatatatatatcccttaaagcagcttgtttcttatgagcagggaaatatttagcagagaagtaataaatcatatcctggggactacgcacacagctaggatcaagagaattaaaccatatcttagcatcaccctttaatgagaacggaaatattttaaggatataaaagtagcgagttctctcatcattagtgaacagggtggctatatcatttaatttagtaagatgtgccacaacagtttcagattcatagccatgaaaaggatcagattcaaccaaagtaattatatcaggatcaacagagaattcataatccttatcagtaacatagataggtgaagtagcaaaagcagggtcatgtttcatgttagcattaagggattgcttccatttagctaataatttcttaagatcacttctatcattacaagcaagaatagctctagcagattcttcatccAGAACATAACCCCTAGGAACAACACGCAATTCGTAagtattagggggagagtcttcatcatcactatcTTCAATATAATCAGTTTCAATTATTttattctctctaaccctagcaagttgttcatcaagaaattcaccgagtggcacagtagtatcaagtgtagaagtagtttcatcataagtatcatgcatagcagaagtggcatcatcaataacatgtgacatatcagaacgaatagcaaaagcaggtttaggtgtcgcaagcttactcaaaacagaaggtgaatcaagtgcagagatAGATGACAGATCCTTACCTCCcatcgtagttgagggataaatcttggtttttggatctctcaagttcttcataatgataagcagatataaatcccaagtgactcaaagaatagagctatgatccccggcaacggcgccagaaaatagtcttgataacccacaagcataggagatcgcaacagtttttgagggtagagtattcaacccaaatttattgatttgacacaaggggagccaaagaatattctaaagtattagcagctgagttgtcaattcaaccacacctggaaacttaatatctgcagcaaagtatttagtagcaaagtaatatgatagtaatggtaacggtagcaaaaggtaatgatagtaaaagtaatgttttgggtattttgtagtgatgatagcaatagcaacggaaaagtaaataagcaaagaacaatatatggaaagctcgtaggcagtggatcagtgatagagaattatgccggatgcggttcatcatgtaatagtcataacctagggtgacacagaactagctccaattcatcaatgtaatgtaggcatgtattccgaatatagtcatacgtgcttatggaaaagaacttgcatgacatcttttgtcctaccctcccgtggcagcggggtcctagcggaaactaagggatattaaggcctccttttaatagagtaccggaccaaagcattaacacatagtgaatacatgaactcctcaaactacggtcatcaccagtaagtatcccgattattgtcagttcggggttaacggatcataacacataataggtgactatagacttgcaagataggttcaagaactctcatatattgatgaaagcataataggttcagatctgaaatcatggcactcaggccctagtgacaagcattaagcatagcaaagtcatagcaacatcaatctcggaacatagtggatactagggatcaaaccctaacaaaactaactcgattacatgataaatctcatccaacccatcaccgtccagcaagcctacgatggaattactcacgcacggcggtgagcatcatgaaattagtgatggaggaaggttgatgatgacgatggcgacggattcccctctccggagccccgaacggactccagatcagccctcccaagaggttttagggcttggcggcggctctgtaccgtaaaacgcgatgaatccttctccctgatttttttctctccgaaaccaaatatatagagttggagttgaggttggaggagcttcagggggcccacgaggtagggggcgcgccccccaccctcatggctagggtgtgggccccctggtcttcatcttttgcagggattttttattatttccgaaaagatgttccgtgaagtttcaggtcattccgagaacttttgtttctgcacataaataacaccatggtaattctgctgaaaacaacgtcagtccgggttagttccattcaaatcatgcaagttagagtccaaaacaagggcaaaagtgtttggaaaagtagatacgacggagacgtatcacccacccccttttctccccaagcacaagtcacatttcccctgtttcctccttccttccttgctaagctatagacgcttcctcgctctcgccgtctcgcatcctaccgccggggtcgccatggtcttcttcaaagacatctccaacagttcctcctccggcgactactccttcaccacccaggtatgcctctcttctctctctcgggctatgacttggaatgaaggatttgtACCCGACGGttgatttgagtcatttcttcctcttgtagctccctaagaccatcagtggcaacgaatggagcggggtggctgaagatctatctgctcgttgtcaccatcaatctccatgcgtgaagctagttgcgtttgattCTGTGGATAGTGGggggaagtttctggcatgtgcagagaaggttagaccctctttcgttgttacaaatcatttgttagatgtgattcagacattgtcatggtcccaacccattcataccaaaCTATAGGTAGGAGAAAGAGCCTTTCAGTGCCTCTCCAAACTGTCTGGGGACTAGAGAACTAGAGGGGCTCCCAAATGGGAGAGAACTTGTGTGTTCAATAGGGGTGCCCCCTCTAGCTGACTTAGAGGAGGGGCTCCCCTCCCTTGGCGCACCGACCTAGGAGGAAGAGTCCTCCAACCCCTAGCCCCTAGCTTGTGGGAGGTGCCGGAAGCACACCACACAGTCAGGTGTGGCTATGGCGCCGTGGATGGCTGCCACGCCTCTGTTCAGTGAATAGAGGTAGGGGATGAGGGGGTcaggtgggctgggcctcatGTAGACCTAGAGCCCAAGTGCACATTGTGTACTTTCCCTTTAATCTCTTtccttttgtttttcttccgTCTTATTTATTTCCCCACTGTTTTGTATGTAGTTGGTCCACTAAATGAATGCACAAAAAGTTTCAGAGCATTTGGTAAAGTTTAAATAAAAGGTCAGGTATTATGTTGTTACAACTTTATAATTTACTAAGGATTAATTGGTGAGTCAAATGATGTTGTCCAACATGACAAATGATCAGGGGGAATTATGGAATaatttgaacattttagttttactGTTTGAAGAAATATTAATTTGACTTGTTATTTGAATTTCAATTTGAACATCTTCCATACACACTTGCATTCAATCATTGTAACTAGCAAGGCTAGTGAAACTGGCAATCTCACTAGTTCCGTTGGGGGCCAAGTCAATATTGTATTTTGTGTGTGCAAGTGTTGATCATTAGGTTGCTTAGTAAACTCCTACTGGTTCCATAAAACCTTAAGGTCATCCACTTTGAGGGCGAAATGTTGCTTGCTACAAACCCTTGCACTTAGGGGCCCAACACCCTCCTTGTTAAGAGGAAACAACATAAATACAAATGCCTTAAAGTTCTGTAAGAGAAAAACAAATTGGATCAGAAGAAAAAGAATAAAGACAAGCTAGATCTGGATGCTAACATTCATGGGCTCATTTGTCGATGAGATCGGAGAGAGGAAGAACCGGTACCTCGTCTACTAGGAAGGACGAAGGGCATACCATTGGCAAACAAAGCCGAAGACGTGGCCGGATAGCTAGGATAAGCTCGAAGAGCACCTCCAACAGAGCGAACCGTGGGATGAGAAGAGTGAAGCATGAGACGGCGGCGAAGGGAAGGAGAAAGATGGGGAAGAAAAGGCAAATATAGGAGATGAGATAAAGAAAATGATGACATACATGCGAAAGAACCGATAAGACCCACGACACTAGCCCACACACGTGGACATGCATGGGGCCAAAAACAACAAGAGAACATGCGATGAAGGTCACATAAAAAGAGTGACATTACACAGTACATGGTCAAGGCGAGCACATGCTTTTATCCGGCGGAGCAAGCGTCGCAGGCCCACTAGCCAATGGACTCACCGCCATCACTGCTAACCCTACCAACTGGCACAGGGGCTAATAGGGGGACCCACCGCCGTACTACAACTGGATACATAAGGAGGGACCCACACAGGTCAAACGCGGAAAACTAGTAGTCACGTTACCAGCGGAACACCCCAGATACCAACCGCTCATGGGACCTACAAAGCATACATCTACCTTATACCGACCAACCAAAGGACGGAACAAACAGAACTCCACACGGCCATCGAGTGGACATAACGAATCGGATAAGTAGGAAGGAAGCAAACCCATCTCAGGAAAACAATAAGGCACAGCCGAAAGGAGTGAACTCACCTTATCTGCCCGGTAAGACGCTGACTCCGCACAATCTCCCGACGCCCGGACTTGAACAACCAGCCGAGTGTTGGGCGGGATAGCCGGGCGGGGTCCCGATGCGACGTTCGCCTCTGCCCGGGGGCCCAAACATCAATCCCCACCAACACAAGAGACAACACACACACATGGATAGTTGGGTGGTGCCCACGCGCAATGACCGCCTCTACCCGATGGCGCAAACATCATTCGCTCCCACACAAGCGCATGAAATGACATACACTACGCGAGGACAACGACCACCATACGAGGTGACACCGAGCACACCCTCAGTCCATCGTCATGTACCCTCGAGGCCGTTGGCTCGGTGAGGAATGACCGATTCCGATCGAACAACGGTTAGGGCGCCAGGTAGGCACCACGCGTGAGGCGTGCTTGGATTGAACGACGCAATTCTTTATAGGAGTAATGCTCGTACTTGAATTATGATGTGATGCATTTAAATTATCTATGTTTGTGGTGTGTTGAGACGTGATCAAAGGTTGTCAGAATCATGATTCTGTTGTACGgttctacgactttacgatccaaactaacccctaTGATTCTACGATTTTAATTTATAGAAACTATGATTTGCGATCCTACCATCGGAGCTCTGATCCGATTTAAAATCGCGACTATGACAACCTCGTGACCAATTTGTTACTATAATTTGAGCAAACATTTTGAAGATTTGACAAGATAATTTTAAAAATATGGGATCTGCTAGATAAGCATGAGCGATTTCTCTAAAAAAAATATTTAGGGAAATGGGACGGGGGATCTTAGCATGCGGGCACTACCAGTTGAGGGCTTGAGGCGTAGTGTTCCACACAGCTACCAACTCCGCTCGAGATCGAATCGAGCTCACTGATGCCGCTGATGGCCGTGGACAAGCAGCGGCTGCTTCCTCTCTTCGTTCTCGCTTTAGTGACGCCGGCCTGCTTGGCGAGTGGCGGAGAGGAGCCGGCGAGGTTCCAGATCCCACGAGACGGGAGCGTTGTGGAGCTGGACGAGGGCAACTTCGAGGGGGCGGTGGCCGCCGTCGATTTCCTCTTCGTGGACTTCCACGCCCCGTGGTGCGGCCACTGCAAACGCCTCTCCCCGCAGGTACGCATCCAGCTAGCCTCCCCGCCCTTCCATTCGATCCACCACCACCGGTGTTCGCTTGAGACCTCGTATTCCCAAGAGTCTGCAAGGAGAAATGCGATTGGGTTAGAGTAGTAGGGTAATTGATGCCAAGTGCGAAATGGGAAATTGAGAGATAGTGGTGATGGTTCAGAGACATGGATCGGATTTGAGTCGTAGAGAGGAAACGAAATTGGCACAGGCACGTCTAAGATCCACTCAACCCCTTGCTTGTAATAATAAGATTATACTCCCTCGGTTCCTAAATACTcctataagtctttttagagatttcaaaataaactacatacggatgtatatagacgtagtttagagtgtagattcactcattttgctccatatgtagtccatgttgcaatctctaaaaatacttatatttaggaatggagggagtatcacCAAGACTTGCAGGCCATGTCACTATCGCTTTTTTCCTGTTATTCCAGCATCTGTGTGGCCTGCGATGATGTGAACTGATAAGCCGTTGCCCATTTGCAGTTGGATGAAGCTGCTCCGGTTCTTGCTGGGCTGAGCACGCCAATTGTAGTCgcgaaagtaaatgcagagaaaTACAAAAAGCTTAGGTCCAAATATGGAGTAGAGTAAGCAACCTAATCAAATATCTCTACGAGTTTGGTTAAACCAGGTGGGAGTCTGTTTTGTAATTGACAAATTTGTTTGTTTTCCTGGATGCAGTGGCTTCCCCACTCTTATGCTTTTTGACCATGGAGTCCCCACAGAGTACACTGGTTCAAGGAAGGCGGGCCAGCTCGTTGAGAGCCTCAGGAAGCTCGTCGCACCTGATGTTTCTGTTCTCACGTCCGATGCAGCAATCAAAAGTTTTGTCCAGGAAGCTGGTGTGGGTTTTCCATTATTTATTGGATTTGAGGTGGATGAATCCTCCATTGCCGAGTATGGAGCAAGGTACAAGAAGAAGGCATGGTTTTCTACAGCAAAGGATTTCTCTGAGGATTTGATGGCCGTGTATGATTTTGACAAGATTCCAGCATTGGTTTCGCTCAACCCAAAATATAACGAGCAGAGTGTCTTTTATGGCCCCTTTGAAGGTACGATTGGATCTCTATTTGCTTTACGTTTCTTGTTACATGTGCTAGCGAGTGACATCCTGGATTTGTCATTCTGTTTGTGTCAGATGTTCTGCAGCTCCGTTTTTTAGTGATGGAATTACGTAGTTCACCTTTCTATACCAAAACATGTGCAAGCTCTGCTTTGTACTGCATGTCTTTTCCGGATTGATGATACATATGATTTTTGTGGATGCAGGAACCTTCTTGGAGGATTTTATACGGCAATCCCTGCTTCCGATAACTGTGCCCATCAATGCAGAGA containing:
- the LOC125513650 gene encoding protein disulfide isomerase-like 5-3 gives rise to the protein MPLMAVDKQRLLPLFVLALVTPACLASGGEEPARFQIPRDGSVVELDEGNFEGAVAAVDFLFVDFHAPWCGHCKRLSPQLDEAAPVLAGLSTPIVVAKVNAEKYKKLRSKYGVDGFPTLMLFDHGVPTEYTGSRKAGQLVESLRKLVAPDVSVLTSDAAIKSFVQEAGVGFPLFIGFEVDESSIAEYGARYKKKAWFSTAKDFSEDLMAVYDFDKIPALVSLNPKYNEQSVFYGPFEGTFLEDFIRQSLLPITVPINAETVKMLKDDDRKVVLAVLQDDSDETSMRLIKVLRSAANANHDLVFGYVGVNQWEEFTEPFHDSKSSQLPKLVVWDKDEEYEVVEGLENLEEGDHGSQISRFLEAYRAGRTIKKTFGRRFPTLLGVNALYILLLLVAVLVVLMFFSGQGEEVRQPTRAHQE